A genomic window from Halomonas sp. LR3S48 includes:
- a CDS encoding c-type cytochrome — translation MTVFARSCRVILSIFVALLTLGLVQALADEHRITGEAPGAFVVEDGKVDPDTYEGYLIYTRVCMACHGPDGMGSSFAPNLVRAVERRGWENFAGTIASGREVQPGQVMPSFADDPNVMGNIPKIFSYLRARGEGGLGRGRPKIIESMQEQDEESDAKAEEEEKDEAEEKDEAAEEASAE, via the coding sequence ATGACGGTATTTGCACGTTCCTGCCGCGTTATCCTTTCCATTTTCGTCGCCCTGCTGACGCTGGGCCTGGTCCAGGCCCTGGCCGACGAGCATCGCATCACCGGCGAGGCCCCAGGCGCCTTCGTCGTCGAGGACGGCAAGGTCGACCCCGACACCTACGAGGGCTACCTCATCTACACCCGAGTCTGCATGGCTTGCCATGGGCCCGACGGCATGGGCTCCTCTTTCGCGCCCAATCTGGTCCGCGCCGTGGAGCGGCGCGGCTGGGAAAATTTCGCCGGTACCATCGCCTCCGGGCGCGAGGTTCAGCCTGGCCAGGTGATGCCTTCCTTCGCCGATGACCCCAACGTCATGGGCAACATCCCCAAGATCTTCAGCTATCTGCGTGCGCGCGGCGAGGGTGGCCTGGGGCGCGGTCGCCCGAAGATCATCGAGTCGATGCAGGAGCAGGACGAGGAGAGCGACGCAAAGGCTGAGGAAGAAGAAAAAGACGAGGCAGAAGAAAAAGACGAGGCCGCCGAGGAAGCGAGCGCCGAGTAA